The region TGATGTGGGTTGATAATATTTCAGTTTTAAAAGTTAAAAAAACACATCAAGATGCAGAAGATTATTGTGAAGATTTAGTTTTTGCTAACTATGATGACTGGAGACTTCCCACAATAAAAGAGTATCAACTAATAGTTGATAAAAATAATCAAAGAAATTATATAAATAGAGTATTTAGGTATAACGCAAAAGATGGTTATTGGGCTAGTAGAGCTCACTGGAGAACATTTTGGTTTTATGCTGATTACATGTATTTTATTAGTGGAACTCCTTATTATGATAGTAGGCATAAAATAAAATATGTAAGATGTATCAGAGATATTAAATAAGAGGTTATATGAGAGAAAAAAGAGTTTTAATATTACATGGTTTAGGTGGAAGTGATTTCCCCCATTGGCAAGCACATTTAGCAAGAGATTTGATAGAACAAAATAGTATAGTATCTTTCCCCTCTTTACCAAATAGGGAAAACCCGAGTTTAGAAGAGTGGAAAGAGTTTGTTAAAAATGAAATTGAACATTTTAAACCTACAATAGTAGTATGTCATTCTTTAGCAAATATTTTATGGTTTCATATTTGTGAAGAGATGGATATTCAACTAGATAAATTAATGTTAGTCGCTCCTGTTAGAATAAATTGTGAAATTGAAGAGATAAAAGAGTTTTTCCCTTATCCAATCCCAAAAAATTTAAAATCAAATGAAATAATTATGGCTGCATCAACAAACGATCCATATATGAATGTAGAAGAAGCAATTAGATTACAAAGTAAATTAAATATTGGTATGAAGCTTTTAGAAGAAGCAGGGCATATTAATGCAGCTTCAGGATATGGAAAACTAGATTGTGCCTTAGATTGGATAAATAGAGAAGAAGAGTGTGAGGAAAATCAGTAAATGATATTAAGTATCGAGAGTAGTTGTGATGACAGTTCAATTGCAATTA is a window of Halarcobacter sp. DNA encoding:
- a CDS encoding DUF1566 domain-containing protein; this translates as MLKFLFIFVLFISFSFSLELKRDSSLNTVIDPGNRLMWVDNISVLKVKKTHQDAEDYCEDLVFANYDDWRLPTIKEYQLIVDKNNQRNYINRVFRYNAKDGYWASRAHWRTFWFYADYMYFISGTPYYDSRHKIKYVRCIRDIK
- a CDS encoding alpha/beta hydrolase — translated: MREKRVLILHGLGGSDFPHWQAHLARDLIEQNSIVSFPSLPNRENPSLEEWKEFVKNEIEHFKPTIVVCHSLANILWFHICEEMDIQLDKLMLVAPVRINCEIEEIKEFFPYPIPKNLKSNEIIMAASTNDPYMNVEEAIRLQSKLNIGMKLLEEAGHINAASGYGKLDCALDWINREEECEENQ